One Streptomyces drozdowiczii DNA segment encodes these proteins:
- a CDS encoding trypsin-like serine peptidase has product MRLVRPGTTTRRGRSARRASSPVLVTAAFTAVLALTATACGPTEDDAKSEPSSSASAGATSDGKIAIPDDLKDRLKAHGIDIDKWKGGEWKNWDKDKWLREAQDYINPIIAGLWDPDRMQDADKPPEKPVDNDISGDEGVTDPTPAPVRAVGVQTQYHDNAPESGKLFFDGPEGSMVCSATVVKDPAHPGKSNMVWTAGHCVHAGKKGGWYRNIAFVPSYNNSGLSTSELRNNPPKEKVAPYGIWWGTWAQTSQQWIDQGASVGGLGAPYDFAVLHVTPEEGSGGKSLEETVGSALPVEFNAPAVPKITDMTATGFPAAAPYDGQKMFQCKDKPGRLSLAQDDPTMYRIGCSMTGGSSGGGWVAKGQDGKPALVSNTSIGPVTAGWLAGPRLGPEAKGVYDAVSDKYADK; this is encoded by the coding sequence ATGCGTCTCGTTCGACCAGGAACCACCACACGTCGAGGCAGGAGTGCGCGTCGCGCCTCCTCCCCCGTGCTTGTCACCGCCGCGTTCACCGCGGTCCTCGCGCTCACGGCGACCGCCTGCGGGCCGACCGAGGACGACGCGAAGTCCGAACCGAGCAGCAGCGCCTCGGCCGGTGCGACGTCGGACGGCAAGATCGCCATCCCCGACGATCTGAAGGACCGGCTCAAGGCACACGGGATCGACATCGACAAGTGGAAGGGCGGCGAGTGGAAGAACTGGGACAAGGACAAGTGGCTGCGTGAGGCCCAGGACTACATCAACCCGATCATCGCGGGCCTCTGGGACCCGGACCGCATGCAGGACGCCGACAAGCCGCCGGAGAAGCCGGTCGACAACGACATCTCGGGCGACGAGGGCGTGACGGACCCGACGCCCGCCCCGGTCCGGGCCGTGGGCGTGCAGACCCAGTACCACGACAACGCGCCGGAGTCGGGCAAGCTGTTCTTCGACGGCCCCGAGGGCTCGATGGTCTGCTCGGCGACCGTGGTGAAGGACCCGGCGCACCCCGGCAAGTCCAACATGGTGTGGACCGCCGGCCACTGTGTGCACGCGGGCAAGAAGGGCGGCTGGTACCGCAACATCGCCTTCGTCCCCTCGTACAACAACAGCGGCCTGTCGACGTCCGAGCTGCGGAACAACCCGCCGAAGGAGAAGGTCGCCCCCTACGGCATCTGGTGGGGCACCTGGGCGCAGACCTCCCAGCAGTGGATCGACCAGGGCGCTTCGGTCGGCGGCCTCGGCGCCCCGTACGACTTCGCCGTGCTGCATGTGACGCCCGAGGAGGGATCGGGCGGCAAGTCCCTGGAGGAGACGGTCGGTTCGGCCCTGCCGGTCGAGTTCAACGCCCCGGCGGTCCCCAAGATCACCGACATGACGGCCACCGGATTCCCGGCCGCGGCGCCGTACGACGGCCAGAAGATGTTCCAGTGCAAGGACAAGCCGGGCCGTCTCTCGCTCGCGCAGGACGACCCGACGATGTACCGCATCGGCTGCTCCATGACCGGCGGTTCCTCCGGTGGCGGCTGGGTCGCCAAGGGCCAGGACGGCAAGCCGGCGCTGGTCTCGAACACCTCCATCGGCCCGGTGACGGCCGGGTGGCTCGCCGGACCGCGTCTCGGCCCGGAGGCCAAGGGCGTCTACGACGCGGTCAGCGACAAGTACGCGGACAAGTAG
- a CDS encoding trypsin-like serine peptidase, with protein MRSIRPLLAATGLVAALALTATACGPTEDEGADKPAATASASAAGGTDKGSGLPAGLADKLKKHGIDPDKWRDGEWKNWDKDKWLREAKDFVNPVIEGLWKPDRMKSAKDPAKTMSAGDLSGDRGVTDPEPRPVTAEREKTPYHDYAAPVGKVFFDSPKGHMVCSGTVVKDPEHPRKSNLVWTAGHCVHAGSAGGWYRNIVFVPAYNDQGKSAAALENAQPQEIAPYGAYWADWASTSGEWIKDGGPTGGEGAPYDYAVLHVKPEHGTKSLEETVGNALAVNFDAPEVSQISAMGAWGYPAAPPYDGLIMHKCVDRPGRLSISPATPTMYRIGCTMTGGSSGGGWFSEGSDGKLALVSNTSIGPVTSGWLAGPHLGEGAEQIFTMMSEKYGAQ; from the coding sequence ATGCGATCCATACGTCCGCTGCTCGCCGCGACCGGTCTGGTCGCCGCGCTCGCGCTGACAGCCACGGCCTGCGGGCCCACCGAGGACGAGGGCGCCGACAAGCCGGCCGCCACCGCCTCCGCCTCGGCCGCCGGTGGCACCGACAAGGGCAGCGGCCTTCCCGCCGGACTGGCCGACAAACTCAAGAAGCACGGGATCGACCCGGACAAGTGGCGCGACGGCGAGTGGAAGAACTGGGACAAGGACAAGTGGCTGCGTGAGGCCAAGGACTTCGTCAACCCGGTCATCGAGGGGCTGTGGAAGCCGGACCGGATGAAGTCGGCGAAGGACCCGGCCAAGACCATGTCCGCCGGCGACCTCTCCGGCGACCGGGGCGTCACCGACCCGGAGCCCCGACCGGTCACCGCCGAGCGCGAGAAGACGCCGTACCACGACTACGCGGCCCCGGTCGGGAAGGTCTTCTTCGACTCCCCCAAGGGCCACATGGTCTGCTCGGGCACGGTCGTCAAGGACCCGGAGCACCCGCGGAAGTCCAACCTGGTGTGGACCGCCGGCCACTGTGTGCACGCCGGGTCCGCCGGCGGCTGGTACCGCAACATCGTCTTCGTGCCTGCGTACAACGACCAGGGAAAGAGCGCCGCGGCGCTGGAGAACGCGCAGCCGCAGGAGATCGCCCCGTACGGCGCGTACTGGGCCGACTGGGCCAGCACCTCCGGTGAGTGGATCAAGGACGGCGGTCCCACCGGCGGCGAGGGCGCCCCGTACGACTACGCGGTGCTGCATGTGAAGCCGGAGCACGGCACGAAGTCCCTGGAGGAGACCGTGGGCAACGCCCTTGCGGTGAACTTCGACGCCCCCGAGGTCTCGCAGATCAGCGCGATGGGCGCCTGGGGTTACCCGGCGGCCCCGCCGTACGACGGTCTGATCATGCACAAGTGCGTCGACCGTCCGGGCCGGCTCTCGATCAGCCCGGCCACGCCCACGATGTACCGCATCGGCTGCACCATGACCGGCGGTTCGTCCGGTGGCGGATGGTTCAGCGAGGGCAGCGACGGGAAGCTCGCACTGGTCTCCAACACGTCCATCGGCCCGGTGACGTCCGGCTGGCTGGCCGGACCGCACCTCGGCGAGGGCGCCGAGCAGATCTTCACGATGATGAGCGAGAAGTACGGCGCCCAGTGA
- the hflX gene encoding GTPase HflX: MTSSSSLPQDAHNAQSATENATESLTEGLRADALMEEDVAWSFEIDGERDGDQLDRSERAALRRVAGLSTELEDVTEVEYRQLRLERVVLVGVWTSGTVQDAENSLAELAALAETAGALVLDAVFQRRDKPDPATYIGSGKALQLRDLVVETGADTVVCDGELSPGQLIHLEDVVKVKVVDRTALILDIFAQHAKSREGKAQVSLAQMQYMLPRLRGWGQSLSRQMGGGGTSGGGGMATRGPGETKIETDRRRIREKMAKMRREIAEMKTGRDLKRQERRRNKVPSVAIAGYTNAGKSSLLNRLTGAGVLVENALFATLDPTVRRAETPSGRVYTLADTVGFVRHLPHHLVEAFRSTMEEVGDSDLILHVVDGAHPVPEEQLAAVREVIREVGATDVPEIVVVNKADAADPLVLQRLLRNEKHAIAVSARTGAGIDELLALIDSELPHPSVAVEVLVPYTQGGLVSRVHAEGEVVSEEHTSEGTLIKARVNEELAAELASFVPAVH; this comes from the coding sequence ATGACCTCCTCTTCTTCCCTTCCCCAGGACGCGCACAACGCGCAGAGTGCCACGGAGAACGCGACCGAGAGCCTCACCGAGGGCCTGCGGGCCGACGCCCTGATGGAAGAGGACGTCGCCTGGAGCTTCGAGATCGACGGAGAGCGGGACGGCGACCAGCTCGACCGTTCGGAGCGCGCCGCGCTGCGGCGTGTGGCCGGCCTCTCCACCGAGCTCGAGGACGTCACCGAGGTCGAGTACCGACAGCTCCGCCTGGAGCGCGTGGTGCTCGTCGGTGTCTGGACCTCGGGCACCGTGCAGGACGCGGAGAATTCGCTCGCCGAGCTGGCGGCCCTCGCCGAGACGGCCGGAGCGCTGGTGCTCGACGCCGTCTTCCAGCGCCGCGACAAGCCCGACCCGGCCACGTACATCGGTTCCGGCAAGGCGCTGCAACTGCGTGACCTCGTCGTCGAGACCGGGGCCGACACCGTCGTCTGCGACGGTGAGCTGTCCCCGGGCCAGCTGATCCACCTCGAAGACGTCGTCAAGGTCAAGGTGGTCGACCGGACCGCCCTGATCCTCGACATCTTCGCCCAGCACGCCAAGTCCCGAGAGGGCAAGGCGCAGGTCTCCCTGGCGCAGATGCAGTACATGCTGCCCAGGCTCCGCGGCTGGGGCCAGTCGCTCTCCCGTCAGATGGGCGGTGGCGGTACCAGCGGCGGTGGCGGCATGGCGACCCGTGGTCCCGGTGAGACCAAGATCGAGACCGACCGGCGCCGTATCCGCGAGAAGATGGCGAAGATGCGCCGGGAGATCGCGGAGATGAAGACCGGCCGTGACCTCAAGCGCCAGGAACGCCGGCGCAACAAGGTGCCCTCGGTCGCCATCGCCGGCTACACCAACGCCGGCAAGTCCTCGCTGCTCAATCGCCTGACCGGGGCGGGAGTGCTGGTGGAGAACGCCCTGTTCGCCACCCTCGACCCGACCGTGCGCCGGGCCGAGACGCCGAGCGGCCGGGTCTACACGCTCGCCGACACCGTCGGGTTCGTCCGGCATCTGCCGCACCACCTGGTCGAGGCGTTCCGCTCCACCATGGAGGAGGTCGGCGACTCCGACCTCATCCTGCATGTGGTGGACGGCGCGCACCCGGTGCCGGAGGAGCAGCTCGCCGCGGTGCGCGAGGTGATCCGCGAGGTCGGCGCGACGGACGTGCCCGAGATCGTCGTGGTCAACAAGGCGGACGCGGCGGACCCGCTGGTCCTCCAGCGCCTCCTGCGCAACGAGAAGCACGCCATCGCGGTCTCCGCCCGCACCGGAGCCGGCATCGACGAGCTGCTCGCGCTGATCGACAGCGAGCTGCCCCACCCGTCGGTCGCGGTCGAGGTACTCGTGCCGTACACCCAGGGCGGACTCGTCTCCCGGGTGCACGCCGAGGGCGAAGTGGTCTCCGAGGAGCACACCTCGGAGGGCACGCTGATCAAGGCGCGGGTCAACGAGGAGCTGGCCGCGGAGCTGGCCTCGTTCGTCCCCGCCGTGCACTGA